In the genome of Montipora foliosa isolate CH-2021 chromosome 3, ASM3666993v2, whole genome shotgun sequence, one region contains:
- the LOC137995382 gene encoding melanocortin receptor 5-like: MASLTVSNFTNVTMEGEAEDVFSVVIISLAIIINVIACPFTIGLNVLVIMAIKRRPTLQSNSNIMLACLAVTDVLTGLTSQPAFILWKTLFLLGSDIADVFSKMTAISNVVLSYSSALHLMMVVGEKLIAIKYPFWYPYIVTTRNIKMGVFFCWAYSTSFGIPLRLINGRSALFYISVSHILFACVAFVSCSYLILYFETRRHQKMIKAQQLPQEQVEKVLKENKALKTTVLVVGSIGLCLLPALVYLVLLAARFVQTRIDSMTAITRTFLMINAVLNPLIYCWRQEEIRKFVFRISFRAVHPNRVISL, translated from the coding sequence ATGGCAAGCCTCACTGTTTCCAACTTTACAAACGTTACAATGGAAGGCGAAGCAGAAGATGTCTTCAGCGTTGTTATTATTTCCTTAGCCATCATCATTAACGTTATCGCCTGTCCATTCACAATTGGATTGAACGTGTTGGTGATAATGGCGATAAAAAGAAGACCGACACTTCAGAGCAACTCCAACATCATGTTGGCGTGTTTAGCCGTCACTGATGTGTTAACAGGTCTTACCTCGCAGCCTGCGTTTATACTTTGGAAGACACTATTCCTCCTTGGAAGCGACATCGCTGATGTCTTCTCTAAGATGACGGCGATTAGCAATGTCGTGCTGTCTTATTCCTCGGCTCTTCATCTCATGATGGTTGTTGGCGAGAAACTGATAGCAATCAAATATCCGTTTTGGTACCCCTACATTGTGACAACACGAAACATTAAGATGGGTGTCTTTTTTTGCTGGGCATATAGCACTTCTTTTGGGATACCTCTTCGCCTAATCAACGGAAGGAGCGCTCTGTTTTATATTTCTGTCTCTCATATTCTTTTCGCGTGTGTTGCTTTCGTGTCTTGTTCTTACCTAATCCTTTACTTTGAAACCCGTCGGCACCAAAAGATGATCAAGGCTCAACAGCTACCAcaagaacaagtagagaaagtCCTTAAGGAAAATAAAGCATTGAAGACAACAGTATTAGTGGTCGGTTCTATTGGACTATGTTTGTTACCAGCGCTTGTCTACCTTGTTCTGTTAGCAGCTCGGTTTGTACAAACGAGAATAGATTCAATGACTGCAATTACACGCACTTTCTTGATGATAAACGCTGTTCTTAATCCATTGATTTATTGCTGGCGACAAGAAGAAATAAGAAAGTTTGTGTTTAGGATTTCATTCCGAGCGGTGCATCCTAATAGAGTAATTAGCCTTTAG
- the LOC137995383 gene encoding adenosine receptor A2a-like: MANLTVSNLTNVTMKGEAKYVFSVIILCLTIIINVIACPFTIGLNVLVIMAIKRRPRLQNNSNIMLACLAVTDVLTGLTTQPSYVLWQTLFLLGNDTAAVFSTISGLSINVLTYSSALHLMMVVGEKLIAIKYPFWYPYIVTTRNIKMGVVFCWAYGSSFGIPIRLMDDGRSTLYYISASHILFACIFFVCCSYIILFFKTRRHQKMIKAQQLPQEQVETFLKENKALKTTVLVVGALGLCLFPAFVYLVLLAGRFVPRIDSITIISRTLLMINSILNPLIYCWRQEEIRKFVFRTLVQVSGNEIG, from the coding sequence ATGGCAAACCTCACTGTTTCGAACTTGACAAACGTTACAATGAAAGGCGAAGCAAAATATGTCTTCAGCGTGATTATTCTTTGCTTAACCATCATCATTAACGTTATCGCTTGTCCATTCACAATTGGATTGAACGTATTGGTGATAATGGCGATAAAAAGAAGACCGAGGCTTCAGAACAACTCGAACATCATGTTGGCGTGTTTAGCCGTCACTGATGTGTTAACAGGTCTCACCACGCAGCCTTCGTATGTACTGTGGCAGACACTCTTCCTTCTTGGAAACGACACCGCTGCTGTCTTCTCTACAATTAGCGGGCTTAGCATTAACGTGCTGACGTATTCGTCGGCTCTTCATCTTATGATGGTTGTTGGCGAGAAACTGATAGCAATCAAATATCCGTTTTGGTATCCCTACATAGTGACAACACGAAACATTAAGATGGGTGTCGTTTTTTGCTGGGCATATGGCAGTTCTTTTGGAATACCTATTCGCCTGATGGACGACGGAAGGAGCACTCTGTATTATATTTCTGCCTCACATATCTTGtttgcttgtattttttttgtttgttgttcttACATAATCCTTTTCTTTAAAACCCGTCGGCACCAAAAGATGATTAAGGCTCAGCAGCTACCGCAAGAACAAGTAGAAACATTCCTTAAGGAGAATAAAGCATTGAAGACAACAGTATTAGTGGTCGGTGCTCTTGGACTGTGTTTGTTTCCAGCATTTGTCTACCTTGTTCTGTTAGCTGGTAGATTTGTACCGAGAATAGATTCAATAACCATAATTTCACGCACTCTTTTGATGATAAACTCTATTCTTAATCCACTGATTTATTGCTGGCGACAGGAAGAAATAAGAAAGTTTGTATTTAGAACTTTAGTGCAAGTCTCAGGAAATGAAATTGGCTGA